DNA from Mesorhizobium loti R88b:
TCGATAAATCCAAAAGTTGGCATCCGGCGTTCCGGCAAGTCTGCCACCATCTGCGTAGTTGCAGGGGTGACGCGCCCACCACTCCGGTGCCCGACCTTTTTCATGGGATCGGACGGTTGGGCGGCAAAGCTGTCGCGTACGGACCCGGTGGGCTCCGGCTCGAGTTTGCTGCCCTATGGAGCTGGCGCCGCCAGTTGCTTCGGCGCCGCCAACGTCTTTCGAACCATCTTCGCCGCCCAGCTGACCGGCGCCGAGTTAGACGAAACCATCGACCTCTCGTTATACAGCTACGACAAGACCAGAGCCGGCGAGGCAGGCCCGATCGACATACCTGTCGACCTTGGCGAAACGCACCTCGTTGGGCTCGGTGCGATAGGCCATGGCTCGCTTTGGGCGCTAGCGAGACAACCCGGTCTCACTGGTCGTCTGCATGTAATCGATCACGAAGCAATCGAACTCTCAAACCTGCAGCGCTACGCCTTGGCCGGCCAGGCGGAGATTGGCATGTCCAAGGCGGTTCTTGCAGCCACCGCCCTTAGATCGACGGCCCTTGGGGTCGAGGCGCACCCGCTGACGTGGGCAGAATATGTTGCGCGCCACGGCGACTGGGTCTTCGACCGAGTGGGTGTGGCGCTTGACACCGCCGCCGACCGTCTGGCGGTCCAAGGTGCTCTGCCCCGATGGATCGCGAATGCCTGGACGCAGGAGCACGACCTCGGCATCTCGCGGCACGGGTTCGATGACGGCCAAGCTTGCCTTTGTTGCATGTACCTGCCGTCCGGGAAATCCAAGGACGAGCACCAGCTGATTGCCGAGGAACTCGGAATACCGGAAGCACACGAGCAGGTGAAAACGCTCCTGCAGACCAATGCCGGAGTTCCCAACGACTTTGTAGTTCGGGTGGCTACAGCGATGGCTGTGCCGTTTGAACCGCTAGCCCCGTTTGTTGGCCAGCCCCTGCGTTCCTTTTATCAGCAGGCTATCTGCGGCGGTCTGGTGTTCCAGCTCAGTGATGGAAGTCGCCGCGTTCGAACCGTGGTTCCGATGGCCTTCCAGTCAGCGCTTGCCGGGATTATGCTTGCCGCCGAGCTCGTCAAACATAGCGCGGGTTTTCCCGTGGGCCCAACGACGAGCACTCGGGTGAATCTTCTGCGCCCACTTGGCTCCCACTTGCACGATCCGAAGGCCAAGGATTCCAGCGGCCGCTGCATCTGTAGCGATGACGATTTCATTGCCGCTTACAGGCGCAAATACGGCAAGAGCGTCGTACAGCTAAGCGATGTCTCCGCCGCCTAAGCAGACGCGCGAATGTCTCCGTTGCCGCCGAGCGGCGATGTGCGCGCCACTACGAAACGCTATGTCCGCTCCTCTGCCGTCCGAGGGTCCATGAGATAGCCTCCCCACGCGCCACACCGGAAACCTCCTTTCCGATGTACCGATCAAGCACCGGCCTCCATGGCACGAGCGTGAACTCGCGCGACTTCTCGATCACGGCATATTTGCCGCTGGCAAGCTCGACCGATCGGCGCAGCGTGCCTTCTATTCGTTCTCCAGGCTGCGCTTCGGCATACGAGAGACCGAGCTGATCCGACAGCTGGCCGGCGACACGGTTCAGCTCGCGCTGGCGCAGGATCGAAATCATGTTGGCACGATAGACGACCCGGTCCTGTTCTTCGTGCGCGAGGCCTTGCGCGATCAGCCACTGCCGCCGACGGGCATGCGCCTCCCGCACCTCATGCCCGAAGCCTGAGTTGCGCAACGGCTCCGGTCTCTCGGCAACCAGGTTCCGGTCGAGCCAGGTGGCGCCTTCGAAGCTGACTTGGCGTTCCAGCGGCATTGATGAGAGCTTCTCGACTATCACAGGCTCGACCCTGGCCCGCAGGCGCTCGTATTCCGCGACACGATCGAGATGATCCGGCGCGATGATCCAAGTGCCATTCGGCTCGCGCTCCACGCCGCCGGTGGAGCGCCGGATCGCCTCCAGCCGGCGGATATGCGTCTCGGCAAAGCTTTCGGTGGCGAACGCATCATGCTTGAGGTGCATATCGACGCTGTAACGGCCGCCGTGTGCGGTAGCGATGTCGGCGATTGTACGGTCGACTTGCCTGGGCTTGGTATCCCTCGACGTGACACGCACGATGCAGCCGTCGGGCGTCGGTTCTGTCAACTCGCCTTTGCCGATGTCTATCCAATGGCTTTTGCCGTCAACGCCGTCGACGATGAGGTAATGCCGATCGTTGATTTCGTCGGCGAGCCCGCGCGCGGCGAGGCGGCCGACGACCGGTGGGGAGGGCTCTTCACGTCGATCGTGGACAAGGTAATCGGCGGCACTGCGAGCGAGCCCCTTGCCAGTCAGCTCGCGGTGCATGGTCTTGATGATGTCGCCGCGTTCGCCGGTGCGGCGCAGCGTGGCTTCCAGCTCATCATCCAGGCGCCAGCGGACCGGGTCGACCTCCTCGGCTAAGCCCATCCGCTCGAGCTTGCGCAGACGGCCTTGATGCAGCGTCTGGCGAAAGGCGTCGCGGCCGTCCGTAGAAACAAGTCGGTCCTCATCGCGCATGCGCAGCAGCTGCCGGTCGATGCTGGTGAAGCGTTCCTGCTCCATTTCCTGGCGCAAGCGCTGTTCAATCTCGCGGTCGGTGCGGGGACCGAGGTCGAGGCTCACCAGTTCGGCCGCCCGCTCGCGAATGCCGCTCGAAATATACTCCCGCGCGATGACGAGGTTTTCGCCGCGATCATCCTTGCCGCGGACAATGATATGGGTGTGCGGATGGCCGGTGTTGAAATGGTCGACGGCAACCCAGTCGAGCTTCGTACCGAGGTCCTCTTGCATCTGCGCCATGAGACGGCGGGCGAGCGGCTTGAGGTCGTCATAGTCGATACCATCCTCGGGAGCGACGATGAAGCGGAATTGATGCCGGTCGCTATCCGCGCGATCGACGAAGGCCTTACTGTCGATGCGATCACTGCCGGGGCCATAGAGTTTGCCGGGTTCGCCTTCCCTGGTGACGCCATCGCGCTGGATGTAGCGCAGATGCGCACGCGCTCGGTCCGAACCCTTGCCGGCCAGCTTCACAATCCGCGCCTTGACCATCACCCGCCGCTGCCGGAAGGCGGCATACCGGTCGCGTGACTTGAGCAGCGCGGCCGCCGCCCCGCCCCGGCCTGTCCGGCTCCCCGTGAAGCGACCGCCGCGCTGGAGGCGGCCGCCGGCTCGGTTGATCGCTGCCTTGACCTGGCCGGCATAGCGCTTGCCTGCTTTCGAGCCGCGCGAGCCGATCTTGCCGAGCTTCGGCCTGAACTCATCGTCCTGCATACCAGCCTCCGGGCAAATTCAAGCGAAACCTGAGTCTCGCTGGCCCACCCTCCTGGCGCCGCCGGCAGCCTCCGGCAAAAACGATGTGCAGACAAAGGCTTCGCCGCCTCATGGAGGCGGTGCCTTTATCTTGCCTTACGCGCCCCTCGCCTTAAGCGTCCCTGGCCCCTCCCGGATGCCCTCAACATCGCTAGCCATTGTGCTTCTTTGGCCGCGCGAGATCCCTGCCGAGCGGCACGAAAAGGCCGCCATTCGTTTCACCGGCGCGAACACCGTCGCGAAGGAAGAACAAAGAGCGTCCGGAGGGAGCGTTCCGCCCCTTTGAAGTTGTGGATTGGCCTTTGAATTCGTTCATGTCGGCCGCCGAAATCCCCGTCGCCTCAAGCTGTTTCAGATAGGCAACGGTCTCTTTCGGCAGCGGCCTTCGAAGCTTCAAATGGCCTTCATAGCGCTCGGGTCCAGCGTTGTAGGCGGCAAACAGGCCGGGGAATCCGAAACGCTTATACATGGCGCTGAGATAGGCGGTTCCGGCCAAGATGTTGTCGCGCGGATCGTGCGGGTCGGCTCCCAGACCGTGCTCGACGCGCATCTCCTGATAGGTGCCGGGCATCACCTGCATAAGACCCATGGCGCCGGCGCGGGAGGTGATGGGACGGCCATCGAGGACGGTCTTGCCGCGGCTTTCGGCATCGATGACGGCGCAAATCCAGGCCTGGGGAATGTGGAAGCGTGCGCTTGCTTCCGATACGAAGTGCTGCCATCGTTGCAGCTGCGGACTTTGGGAGATGACGGCTGGCTCAGCGCCGGTCGAGGCGGAACAGGCGCATGGCGCGACGGCGATCATGCCGAGCATCAGGAGGGTCACTCGGTCCATAGCGGCACCAGCCTCCCGATGATGTTTTCGGCCGGCACCGGCCCGAAATAGCGACTGTCGAAGGAGTGATTTTTTTCGTTGCCGAGCAGGAAAACCTCGTCATGGGCGAGCGCTCGGCAGCCGTTCCACCAGGGCAGCGGACGGCCTTGCGTGTCGATTTTGAGCCGACGGGCGACGATCTCGCCGCCTATGATGATGGCATTACTAAAGGCGCAGACATGCTCGTCCGGCAGCGCGGCGAGACGCTTCACCAGCGGTGTATTGCGAGGCAGATAACCGCGTTGGTCGGCGAGATAGGCAACGAAGCCAGGCGGGCGGGCGAGCACAAGATCGCCGCGCGCAGGCGTGCCAGACCCAACGCGATAGAGACCGACCGGCGCGCTAG
Protein-coding regions in this window:
- a CDS encoding E2 ligase fold family C protein → MAVAFDDQAASCAEGQATLDLAVRLLARLYPVLAILPLGSAASSQAQALERLAKSINPKVGIRRSGKSATICVVAGVTRPPLRCPTFFMGSDGWAAKLSRTDPVGSGSSLLPYGAGAASCFGAANVFRTIFAAQLTGAELDETIDLSLYSYDKTRAGEAGPIDIPVDLGETHLVGLGAIGHGSLWALARQPGLTGRLHVIDHEAIELSNLQRYALAGQAEIGMSKAVLAATALRSTALGVEAHPLTWAEYVARHGDWVFDRVGVALDTAADRLAVQGALPRWIANAWTQEHDLGISRHGFDDGQACLCCMYLPSGKSKDEHQLIAEELGIPEAHEQVKTLLQTNAGVPNDFVVRVATAMAVPFEPLAPFVGQPLRSFYQQAICGGLVFQLSDGSRRVRTVVPMAFQSALAGIMLAAELVKHSAGFPVGPTTSTRVNLLRPLGSHLHDPKAKDSSGRCICSDDDFIAAYRRKYGKSVVQLSDVSAA
- the rlxS gene encoding relaxase/mobilization nuclease RlxS (I built this because a sul1 chimera in AMR looks like the C-terminus.); translation: MQDDEFRPKLGKIGSRGSKAGKRYAGQVKAAINRAGGRLQRGGRFTGSRTGRGGAAAALLKSRDRYAAFRQRRVMVKARIVKLAGKGSDRARAHLRYIQRDGVTREGEPGKLYGPGSDRIDSKAFVDRADSDRHQFRFIVAPEDGIDYDDLKPLARRLMAQMQEDLGTKLDWVAVDHFNTGHPHTHIIVRGKDDRGENLVIAREYISSGIRERAAELVSLDLGPRTDREIEQRLRQEMEQERFTSIDRQLLRMRDEDRLVSTDGRDAFRQTLHQGRLRKLERMGLAEEVDPVRWRLDDELEATLRRTGERGDIIKTMHRELTGKGLARSAADYLVHDRREEPSPPVVGRLAARGLADEINDRHYLIVDGVDGKSHWIDIGKGELTEPTPDGCIVRVTSRDTKPRQVDRTIADIATAHGGRYSVDMHLKHDAFATESFAETHIRRLEAIRRSTGGVEREPNGTWIIAPDHLDRVAEYERLRARVEPVIVEKLSSMPLERQVSFEGATWLDRNLVAERPEPLRNSGFGHEVREAHARRRQWLIAQGLAHEEQDRVVYRANMISILRQRELNRVAGQLSDQLGLSYAEAQPGERIEGTLRRSVELASGKYAVIEKSREFTLVPWRPVLDRYIGKEVSGVARGEAISWTLGRQRSGHSVS
- a CDS encoding lytic transglycosylase domain-containing protein, with protein sequence MDRVTLLMLGMIAVAPCACSASTGAEPAVISQSPQLQRWQHFVSEASARFHIPQAWICAVIDAESRGKTVLDGRPITSRAGAMGLMQVMPGTYQEMRVEHGLGADPHDPRDNILAGTAYLSAMYKRFGFPGLFAAYNAGPERYEGHLKLRRPLPKETVAYLKQLEATGISAADMNEFKGQSTTSKGRNAPSGRSLFFLRDGVRAGETNGGLFVPLGRDLARPKKHNG
- a CDS encoding S26 family signal peptidase, with protein sequence MSQRPSIHLIGSRLRRVRARKAIAIAAIGLSLTGFTALPKPSPLLVWNASASAPVGLYRVGSGTPARGDLVLARPPGFVAYLADQRGYLPRNTPLVKRLAALPDEHVCAFSNAIIIGGEIVARRLKIDTQGRPLPWWNGCRALAHDEVFLLGNEKNHSFDSRYFGPVPAENIIGRLVPLWTE